The Neodiprion lecontei isolate iyNeoLeco1 chromosome 2, iyNeoLeco1.1, whole genome shotgun sequence genome segment ttgttattttttttaatattttctctctttttcgaatttttgattCAGACTTTCATTCATTCTAAAATCAGTGAATAATATGCTAATGATCAATATTTATACCAAAATGTCATAATCACCCATCCATTATCATTGCGTCCAACGTTGTCTCGCCCATCTCGTCGGGACTCCCGCCAAATCCAACTGTCGTCCGGCATTGAAGCTGCTCGCACAAACTGCATGCTATTTCTATAGCATCTAGCGAGCTACGTTTTTTTGTGTACAGAATATTCCATGCTGAAAATAAAGTAAGATTATGGTTATTTCATGGATATATTTCCCCTAATAAGAGTTTAAGATAAGACACTGGGAAAGTCCTGTTTATTGTTTGTTAAGATGCATTGCATTATATTGATACTGCATTATAGGATAAATATAACTTGAAAGTATTTTATCATTGCAGTATAATCGTTGCAGCCCAAAAATCAACAAAGCAAATCTTTGTTAGAGATGTTTATTAAACTTTTGAGTCATAtgggatttttcaaaaaaagggTAGAAACTAACTTAAAACCGattaattacaataatgtGAAGATAAATGATTAGAATGccaattattaatattcacCAACAACACAAACATATTTACATTTGTCAAGATAAACATAAAacgtaaaatttcaagtcgaatTTCACAGTGCTGTTACACTATTTggagaaaagttttattcTGAAACAATTAGAAgcgaataatgaataaaaaagcaCAAAATTCAAGTATAAGTAAGTCTTAATGTAACGTAAAATTCAAGTAAGAAATTTCTTCATCGTTGGTTGTACCTTTGTCTGTGGCGTTCCAGTAATCCCATGTTGTTACAACGAGTGGAGTGGTTTTAGTAAATGTTTGAATCGAATTCGCCGGTAAGCAACCCGTAGCTACTATTAGTGTTGtaataaacaaattcaaaattctcatTATGAAAATGTCTCGATGCGATCGTATTTCAAAAAGGAATTGCTCGAATCGTGTGTGACATTCAAGGAATTCACATCACCTCTGCCGTTACTGTTGTTTCAGCACGACAAACATGCCGTATGGATAAGGATGAACAGGGATTAAACATGATAAACATACGATTGCGATTCAATTGTCAGTTCTGATTGGCTTATTTGACACGATTTACAGATCTTCATTACGAATGTAGTTGTGTACTCTGTTTTAAAATACATGCTGTTTGTCCAATGATAACTGTGGCTCAATCAAGTTGAATAACCATAGAGATAATAACAAATGGAGTGGGCAAGATGCAGGGGTTAGCATAGTACAAAGGTTGTGCGAATAAAAAGGGAAAGCAAATTGAAGTATACCTCTATCTATCCTTGTTGCATATACATTTACACATGCGCAGAAGAGAATCAGAATGATAGACTATTCAAAACTGCTTACGTTAAtgttgcaatttttcatttgtaactttattcaattttctaaaaaggTAGGTAGGGGTACTACCTTGATTTTTTGTCTTTGTTTTTATCACTAACTGGCTGTATCATTCACTTACCCACTCTATTTGTTGTTATCTCTATTTATATAGATAATTCTGGCTCGTTGACTAAAGTCGTTGACTGAAAACTGTTATTTTCCATAAACGCCCGCCTCAATCTCCGGTGAACCCTCCGAGAAATATGCAGCATAGAAAAATTAATGTGTACATAATCACCTAAACAGCACATTAACTTTTATTATCATCACACTTGTTTCATTAGAATATTACATAATGCGATACAATATTTATTCCGTGTGAATTGTATTTatagaatattaaataacttGATACGATACATATACCGTGTATAATTCTATTTTGGTGTGGACAGATTTCATCATTGACTGACTACTCTTAccgattgaattatttttgcattgAAGCAGAATTTTCTGCATTTTATACTATAGAATCGGTAGTTAAAGATACTTTTTTGAGTAATATATTTGGtaatttttactaattttatCCAGTCCTACTGGAGCGCATCGGCATCTTTTTGTTTCGCTACAATTTCGAATTCACCGCTCGTCCACATAACCTACAAGTCAGATGCATCATTGTTTTTCCAGTTTTAACGAAAACTATGAAGGAGCAAATTGCGAGGTTTGCGGGGAAATTATTAGATTATTCGCACCTCAATTCGTCTAAGAGATATATCAAAGTGAATTCGGCCATACTTCGCCTTGAGAAAACCCTCTTTTCATTTGTTTCTGATTCATTCGCAAACAATGCAGAAgcaatttatcaaaataataCAGTAACAATGAGTAATTAAGATAATATATAGGAGTAATTAAGGAGCAGCTCAAAGCTCATCCCTTAGAGCATGTACAGTATAAGGTTTATCCTGTTTCGGTGGCATAAAGAACGTCTGGGCACCAATATTTGTTTGAATATGGCGCCACTTTACTGGAAATGTTACCCACTCACGGTACCTGCAACGTTTTTTAGGATTTTCTCGAAAACCGCATGGGAGCAAATAATAAAGAATAGAGAGCAATTAAAAGCAATtggggagaaattttttggcataaaattttttaacacattCGAAGGTCGCAGGCCAACTCTATATAGTACTAGAGTTCAGTGGTCGCTGCAGCTTGTAAGGACTCTACCCTTACCTACCGAGTATTTCGCCCTTTGAAGCTAGCTACTGATTAGTTGTTTTCTATTAATTCGTGTTCTTGCCGAGCTATTTTTAATGTCGACTTAAAAATCTGTAATCGACTCAGCCCTTGTTTGTTTCccgaaatatttttgtcagAAATTCGCTTTATCTCCTTTGAAATTAAGAATGGTTACTAAATTCGTAGGAAGACTGAGGTTATAGATGTTTTATTAAAAGTACGCAACCTAAATGACAGATAATGGCGAATCATTACGAAGTACCTAGCTGGTATGTTATTACGAgaaattattacattatagGAATTCATACAATAGTATCCGAATTACAAATGATTTGagctaaaatatttttcataacaaGCATCTTCCGACCCAAAACACCAGAATGACAAACATTGTAAACAGGTTATGTTTTCAGGGCTGGCAAACCTCCGGTTGGTTTGCATTTGGATGTATTAAAGGATGATAAATTAATCCAGGTAATATCCTTATTCGCCTACTAGAAGCATTTAGTGTTTCAGTAATTTACTTCTCAAGAAGTGTCGATTCTCACGTTTTTAAAGAAACCGGTAAACTcaagaacttttttgtttataaaagctttctttgattattatacaaatattagTTCTTTTCGCAGCAGGATTTCTCTACTCTTGTGGTTTTAGCCACCATATTCACTATATCACTGACGAATAACGCCATTTGAGACTCTTAGAGCCACTGAGAAGTATATCACTCTATAAATGAATTAAACTCTTCCCAGAAATTGATGGTGGATGAAAAGAAGTGCTATTTATTCGGCCGCAACCAGCAAATGAACGACTTCTGCATTGATCACGCCTCGTGTTCCCGAGTTCATGCAGCATTAGTTTACCACAAGCATTTGAACAGAGCGTTTCTAGTAGATCTTGGTAGCAGTGAGTATCACATATGGTGTTAATTATGTCATGTATTGATAATTTCAGGAGTTCCATTGTCCAAATCAATAgttgttttaaattttatcatgAGATAGTCGTGCATGGTGAATGTATTAACCTATTATATTCGTAAACTACAAAGGTTTCTTTAAAAAagcgaaaattgaaaatcctggaatttcagataaaatcttCAATATCAATGCTTCATTTAAAATAACTTCGAAACAGTTAAAAATCTAACAGGTTCAAATTCGCTCTATGATGGCCTTTCAGaagattattgttttttagtagtcaattcaatattgtaattttttgatcaCAATTAATATCTGCGCAATTTTGTAAAGCTAAATGTTTAGCGATGCCaacatgatttaaaaaaaagtatttctaTGAGTTTGTGGAAATCCCAGAAAAATGTCCTAGTGAAATGAGCCATTCTAGAGTGAAAACGAACCTACTACACTTTTAATTAATTTGCAGCAATTTGAAACAAAGCATCGATATCCAAGCTTTCGTTTATAATTGTAGCATTTTCTGTTTGCATATCTAAAGAAATTACGACTgactatctcgtaataaaatgaatgaaaagtaTATATTTTTGGTCAACCAACCACCTTCAGCTTTTACTTCATTAATTTGCcttaacaattttcaattgcaGCACATGGGACTTACATTGGAAATATGCGGCTAGATCCCAACAAACCGACTCAGTTACCAATCGACAGTACTTTTCATTTTGGCGCATCCACAAGATACTACATTATTCGAGAGAGACCGCAATCTGGGGCAAGACCGATAATTGAAGAACTAGAAAAATCTTCCGAAGATAATGACGCCGGTGGCTTACTTGGGCTTCCGGAGACTGAAACTGAGCTTGATGTAAGATATGCCAAATAATAATCTTTAGTGAATAGTGAACATGAAGTTTGTATTACTTCTACGTTTTTTTAaggttattgaaaaatttttttgctgtatAACTAACGCATTTTGAACTTTGGTTATATCATAATCAATTATCGTTCTACGTATTTATAGAATTATTTCAGAATCTTGACCGATACGGTATATAAAGATATGGTTCGTGAAATGCAGTTGAACTTTTGAATGTCATAACTAAGCATGCTTctaattcaaaatttactcCTACAGAATTTGACGGAATTTAATACAGCCCATAACAGACGCATCTCGATGTTGGGAATAACGGATGATGACGTTCATAAAgcgacgagaaagagaaaaaagaagggcATCACATTCAACGACGACGAGGAAGTTATTAATCCTGAAGATGTCGATCCATCTGTTGGTAGATTTCGGAATCTTGTACAAACGACTGTTGTTCCCAGTAAAGTAAGTCAATCTCCTTGGTATCACTTCCTAAGTTCCCAACGATCAATCAAAGATAAAAGGAGAAGAGAGACTTCCAAATCTCTCTTCACGTTAATATAAGCGTAAACACAGAGTATGGACTGTGCATATGGTGCTGAAATTGCGTTGTGCAAGTGCGAGGGAGATGGAGGTAGTTGCGGCTAATATCCATCTCTTTCTAACTAGGAATGTAGTGCTTGCACTGAATACCTTGCGCTTCAACAAAAAAGttcctaaaaaaattcagacttTTTCTTGGCGAGTTGTGTTCTCGATTTTGTAATGCTTACCTACTATAAATGGAactaatagaataaaatatttgatagTAGTAATTAGGGCTGCGCATTTAATCAGACTTCGATTAATGGAATCGTTCACCCtttcaattattctttttGTCGATTGACCAATCAAACAGCCTTTTCAGTTCATTGTCGTCGAGATTAATTAgtatttgttaatattttcttcttttagcGAATGCGCATGGAGGGTGGCCTTATATCGTTATCGGAGGAAAATCATCACAATATGATGAAACATCTTCAGCCAAGTTCTGTTATGCCACAACTCTACCATGATTTACCTCCAGAACAGTTCTCTAACGCACATTCGTCGATGTCTAGTAACCCGTTTTCTACAGCACTGACATCACTGACTTCTCGCCTTGGTATAGCTTTACCAAACCCGGCTCCCGAGGTAGAAATGGCGCCGCACCAAATGCAAACAGAGGTGCCCCACATTCCAGATATATCAGGATCTTCGGAGCCACATTCATTAGAgcctaagaaaaaaaagtacgcaAAGGAAGCTTGGCCCGGGAAAAAACCGATGCCTACTCTTTTGGTATAATTATAGACTTAACGGAATCCAGCTATCTCAGATCAGCGGTTATGAACGATCAATTCTCCTGTATCCGAAAGACCTTCTCAAAAGGATAAAGCAACTAAtttggaattaaatttttctagaaCATGCACACGACTAAGTAATTCGCAATAATAAATCcgattttaaaattcttaaTGTAGAATTGCGAACTTTATAAATCTGGATACCTTTAAAGTACTGAAACTAATTGTCCAAATGAATTCTGCTGTCACCAATCTGGAATAGCTATCTTAAGAATACAGACTAAATTCGTGAACTATTTACCTGATGAGGTTTAATATATTTGCGTGGTATCGTCCaagttttcaacaaaaatttcctATTCAAATATAAACCATGATTGTATCGTCGTCGGTGAAGtgaaatatgtaaataaagtaATAAGAGATAAATAATTGATCTGTCGACAATTTTAAGTTCCACTCGTCTTTAAACGGATTTAATAGAGTAATCAAATATAGCGTAATATTTCGTACTGAAATCTCCTTTGGACCTTTCGGAGGtaaacaattgttgaaataataCGAATTTTCCTATTTCaggtaaatatattttaaaaattaatgagAAGTATACATTTTGTGATATAATAGACATGTGATGTAATTTGCGTTTATTCAGAAATTCAGTGTCAAGGAGCAAAGTATTGAattcataataatatatcGAAGTAACAAGTGAAAGGTAAATTTGCAATCAGCGTCAGTCATCATTGTTCATCAGTATATTCATCAAAATGTtcaatacaaatttttcatatctatTGTTAAGTGTATAAAGACAGTAAGAGGAACGATTGTCTCGTCTTTTATTCAATAAACCTCGTCAGAAATCAACGTTAATCCATTGCTATTCCATACAGGTGTTGTGTAGATTTTCAATGTTACAAACGCAAGTTGAATTCTAGCTCCAAATAATCAAGAGTATAATATTAAagatcaaattttaaattcagtagaaaaatagaatgtatattattgaatattgttAATATAAAATTACTTTGTCAATCTAGCATGATTGTGACACAATGTCGTGATTCGCAATAGCAATGGGCCACGAAACCGTACTTTTGGAAACAAAGTCTCCAAGATCAGTTTTGATCTTAACAAATCTTCGTTTGAACTCGATACCGCATCCTTTGGACAATCTAAAGTCTACGAGTATTTTCCCATCCATATCAACGATATTTGCTTTGAAAACAAGAGGCATTTTCCGTCTATCAACAGTTGCAACTGTGATCTGAAAGAAGATATTAGcagaatttcaattattttgatgaaaaaaatttcttgtgAT includes the following:
- the LOC107221711 gene encoding nuclear inhibitor of protein phosphatase 1 isoform X1, producing the protein MANHYEVPSWAGKPPVGLHLDVLKDDKLIQKLMVDEKKCYLFGRNQQMNDFCIDHASCSRVHAALVYHKHLNRAFLVDLGSTHGTYIGNMRLDPNKPTQLPIDSTFHFGASTRYYIIRERPQSGARPIIEELEKSSEDNDAGGLLGLPETETELDNLTEFNTAHNRRISMLGITDDDVHKATRKRKKKGITFNDDEEVINPEDVDPSVGRFRNLVQTTVVPSKRMRMEGGLISLSEENHHNMMKHLQPSSVMPQLYHDLPPEQFSNAHSSMSSNPFSTALTSLTSRLGIALPNPAPEVEMAPHQMQTEVPHIPDISGSSEPHSLEPKKKKYAKEAWPGKKPMPTLLV
- the LOC107221711 gene encoding nuclear inhibitor of protein phosphatase 1 isoform X2; translation: MVDEKKCYLFGRNQQMNDFCIDHASCSRVHAALVYHKHLNRAFLVDLGSTHGTYIGNMRLDPNKPTQLPIDSTFHFGASTRYYIIRERPQSGARPIIEELEKSSEDNDAGGLLGLPETETELDNLTEFNTAHNRRISMLGITDDDVHKATRKRKKKGITFNDDEEVINPEDVDPSVGRFRNLVQTTVVPSKRMRMEGGLISLSEENHHNMMKHLQPSSVMPQLYHDLPPEQFSNAHSSMSSNPFSTALTSLTSRLGIALPNPAPEVEMAPHQMQTEVPHIPDISGSSEPHSLEPKKKKYAKEAWPGKKPMPTLLV